The following is a genomic window from Candidatus Dadabacteria bacterium.
ATCCCGAAAAAAGGCGACCTCAAAACCGCCGCCTGCGCGGTTTCGTCAAGCGGGTTTGCCATAAACCTCAGCATTGAAACCATGTCCCTCACTTCCGGCAGGGAAAAGAAGAACATTTCGCCCCCGGTTGTGAACGGAATGCCCGCGCGGGCAAGCGCCCGCCCGTAAACGCCGGTGTTCGCCCGCCTTCTGAATATAAGGGCGATGTCGGAATACCGCCGCCCCTCCGCCGCAAGTCCGCCGATTTCACGGGCGATGTCTTCCGCCTCGCTCCGCCTTTTTTCGTCCGCGCTTTTGCCCCGCGCCGGAAGCGCCCTGAAAACGCCGCCCCGCCGCCCCGCCGCCTTCATCGGCTCATAGCCGCTTACGATGTTTTCAAAAAACCGGTTCAGAAAATCCAGCAGTTGCCCCGCCGCCCTGTAGTTCACGGGAAGGCGGAACGCCTCAAACTCCCCGCCGCCCAGAGTCTGGAGAAACAGCCCCGTCTCCGCCCCCCGGAAGCCGTAAATTGACTGGAGAATATCCCCCACCACCAGCAGTTTCGCCCCGCCTTCGCACAGCAGGGTGATGATGCGGTTCTGCAAAGGGTCGGTGTCCTGAAACTCGTCAACCACCACCAGTTTGAACAGGCCGCCGTAATGCTCCCGCGCCGTCCGGTTTTCCTCAAGGACGCGAGCCGCGCAAAACAAAAGGTCTTCATACTCCGCCCGCCCGCCGCGAGCCTTAATCTCCGCATACCGCTCCATCGCCGCCCCGGCGGCTTTCAGATACCGCTCCGTCAGCCGGACGTTCAGAATGTCCGCCTCCCAAACAGCCCGCCGCGCCATGCCCCCCGCCGCCGCCTTCTCTTCGGCGGAGGCGGTTTTCATCTCCAAAACCTTCTCCATCTCCCCCGCCATGCGGACAAAATCCCGGCACGATGTCCCGCTGCCCCCCGCCGCCAAATCCTTCGCCTTCTGAAACCGCCTTTTCGCGGCGGCGGAGGAAAACACACTTTCGCCCGCCTCAATCATGCCGTTTATATCCCCTCCGTCCGGCGCTTCCGTCAGCCGGGGCGGAGGGAGGGGAAGCGGCAGATGTTTGCGGGAGGCGGCCTCTATTATTGCGGAGATGTTTTCCAGAACCGCGTCAAGGTTGAAGAGTTCGGTCTCAAGCAGTTCGTCAAAATCCCCGTCTCCCCTGAGGGCGAGGACGGTTTCAAGAACGGCTCTTTCCCTGTCCGCCCTGAGTTCCGCCGGTTCGCCGATTTCAAAACCTGCGGGGAAGGGCGTGAGGGCGAGGTTTTCCCGCACTATGCCCATTGCAAGCCCGTGTATCGTTCCTATTCGCGCCCCCCGTATGCCCGCCGCCGTCCGCGCGTTTATGCCCCCGCGCTCTCCAAACCGCTCCAGATACAGCAGCACGGCATCCTCCAGCCGCCTTTTGAGTTCGGCGGCGGCGTTTTCGGTGAAGGTTATGGCGACTATGGAATCAATGTCCGCCCCCGCCTCAAGTTCGGCGAGGCAGCACGCCACAAGCAGGCGGGTTTTGCCCGTTCCCGCCCCCGCGCTCACCGCCCGCCGCCGCGCCTCTGAGTTCAGAACGCGCCTCTGCTCTTCGTTCAGGTTCAGCAGTTCCGCAATTCCGTCCATCAGCCGCGCCTCCCCCCCGCCGTCCGCGAAACGCCGCTCTTTATCCTGCACACATCGGCAAAGGCGCACGAGACGCACATGTTGTTTTTCGCCGGAAAAAACTCGCCGAAAGGAAAATCCTCCGTCTTTGAGAGAGGGAAGGGCGGAAACAGCCCCTTCTTAACAAGGCCAAGATTGCTCTCCGCAAATCTCACCGCATCTCTCACCGCGTCATCGCTCCGCTCCGGAGAGACGCTCTTTTTGTCGGGGGCCCTTTCCACCGAAACATAGTCGCCCCCCCGCGCCTCCGCGCCCAGTTCCTCTGAAACCGCCCGCAGATACAGGGGAATCTGCAACCTGCCCCGGTCGCAGAAAGTCCCCTCAACGCCGCCCTTTTTGTAGTCAACCACCCTCACGCCGCCGGTTTCATCGTAGTCCATCCGGTCAAGTTTCCCTCTGACCTTCACCCCCGCAATCTCCGTTTCAATCTCATGCTCAAACAGCGCGGGTTTCAGGTTTTCCCCGCTTATGCGCCGGTTTTCAAAGGACAGAAACCTTTTCAGCACGGCGGCGGCGCGGCGTTTCTGCAACTCCCACACCGCGTCCGGCACGCGGCAGTGCGCCCTTTTCGTCTCCTCTTTTGAGAGAAAATCCTCAAGCGCGTCCTCTCCTCCGTTGCGAAAAACAAACCTGAGAGCCGCGTGGTAAAGCGCCCCCGTGTCGGCGGGCGGGGGGACGGCGGCGGCGGGAATGCCCTCGTTTATCCCCAGAATGTTTGAGCAGAAAAACACAAACGGGCACCGCCCGATGCTCTCAACCCCGCCCACCGAAACCGGCTTCACCGCCTCCGCCGCCGCGCTTCCCGCCGCGCCCTCAAACTCGCTTATCTCCCCGTGCGGGCGCAGTCTTTGCTTCTCCGCCTCCGCCCCCCGGACGGCGCGGCTTGCCAGCTCAAAAAACGGGTCGGCGGCGGCGAGCAGTCCGGCGGTTTTTTCGCCCACCGTTCCGCTCCGCGCCACCTCAGCCGCCATTGCCGAATCGGCGCAGTAGGGGCTTGCCGGAAACACCCCTCCGCCCTCCGCCCGAAACTCCGCCGTCTCTGCGGCAAAGGGAGAAACCAGTTTCCCTCCCTCCCGCGCAAAGGAGATGTAAAGCCTCCCTCCCGCGCAAGCCGCAACGGAGTTCCATATCAGCCGCTCCCTGTCCCGGTAGTCGGCGGCGGTCGCAAACGCGCAAACGCCGAGGCGGTCATTCATCAGCCGTTTTTCATCATCGCCAAACATTGCCCCGCCCGCCCGCGCCCTCGGAAACGAGCCGTCCGCGCAGTCAAGAACAAACACGGCGGAGTAACAAGCCCCCCGCGCCTCAAGCGCGTCCGTTACGGTAACCCGCCGCCCCGCCGCGCCCGCCGGTATCTTCCGCGAGAATGAACGCCCCGCGAGAATGTCCGACACAAACACGCGCAAATCCTCCCATGAGCCTCCTTCCCCGCCCCACAGCCCGCAGAAAAACTCCGCCTCTCTCAGCACATCTCTAACCGCTTCCCTCTCCCCGCCGTCCGCCCCGCAGTGCGCCGCGCCGGTTGCGTCAACAAGGCGGCGGAGCGCGGCAAGCGCGGCGGCTTCGCCGGGCGGAGCGCCTCCGGGCGGCTCGCCCCCGTCCGCCAACTCCTCTGAAATCATTGCCGCCAGTTCCCGCGCCCGGTTTGCGGCGGGGCGGGGCAGGGG
Proteins encoded in this region:
- a CDS encoding PD-(D/E)XK nuclease family protein; translation: MKTLSFKGPLCESDAFERLQIAPSPGADLLILPDVPAVSQARAFFADRDSAPFITTFGQMARKTNAAGARRGVLSRTGSMILMRHAAAKAGMFPRSKPAAALVYELLSLGAELKHGGITPEEFAEKTEGTSPSTARKARRLADALAAFEKEMENAEMIDNAGLMDELPRSFERMFIQEGGAGRVVAAGFDRLTPPQERVLLAAEKAGIAAALIRPAEPDAADIAVSAASFPSFADEAEFAAAEIRRLAERGVDPSGCAVIMREMSRGGEVASALERCGLAVDLRRGANAGGAGAMPILLQQFPLAAGAGFASAEFAALIRNPLLQDFFGEQCRFETARVMEAQIAKTGGLCSPDEAVAPLPRPAANRARELAAMISEELADGGEPPGGAPPGEAAALAALRRLVDATGAAHCGADGGEREAVRDVLREAEFFCGLWGGEGGSWEDLRVFVSDILAGRSFSRKIPAGAAGRRVTVTDALEARGACYSAVFVLDCADGSFPRARAGGAMFGDDEKRLMNDRLGVCAFATAADYRDRERLIWNSVAACAGGRLYISFAREGGKLVSPFAAETAEFRAEGGGVFPASPYCADSAMAAEVARSGTVGEKTAGLLAAADPFFELASRAVRGAEAEKQRLRPHGEISEFEGAAGSAAAEAVKPVSVGGVESIGRCPFVFFCSNILGINEGIPAAAVPPPADTGALYHAALRFVFRNGGEDALEDFLSKEETKRAHCRVPDAVWELQKRRAAAVLKRFLSFENRRISGENLKPALFEHEIETEIAGVKVRGKLDRMDYDETGGVRVVDYKKGGVEGTFCDRGRLQIPLYLRAVSEELGAEARGGDYVSVERAPDKKSVSPERSDDAVRDAVRFAESNLGLVKKGLFPPFPLSKTEDFPFGEFFPAKNNMCVSCAFADVCRIKSGVSRTAGGRRG
- a CDS encoding UvrD-helicase domain-containing protein — translated: MQDKERRFADGGGEARLMDGIAELLNLNEEQRRVLNSEARRRAVSAGAGTGKTRLLVACCLAELEAGADIDSIVAITFTENAAAELKRRLEDAVLLYLERFGERGGINARTAAGIRGARIGTIHGLAMGIVRENLALTPFPAGFEIGEPAELRADRERAVLETVLALRGDGDFDELLETELFNLDAVLENISAIIEAASRKHLPLPLPPPRLTEAPDGGDINGMIEAGESVFSSAAAKRRFQKAKDLAAGGSGTSCRDFVRMAGEMEKVLEMKTASAEEKAAAGGMARRAVWEADILNVRLTERYLKAAGAAMERYAEIKARGGRAEYEDLLFCAARVLEENRTAREHYGGLFKLVVVDEFQDTDPLQNRIITLLCEGGAKLLVVGDILQSIYGFRGAETGLFLQTLGGGEFEAFRLPVNYRAAGQLLDFLNRFFENIVSGYEPMKAAGRRGGVFRALPARGKSADEKRRSEAEDIAREIGGLAAEGRRYSDIALIFRRRANTGVYGRALARAGIPFTTGGEMFFFSLPEVRDMVSMLRFMANPLDETAQAAVLRSPFFGIPDAGLARYFREKKSAGAGFFRSPPHGGEEWEEAARYLASVIRAGEREDFSSPAAAARFAAYRLGYAACAAGDGGRVRSNVIKFTAICAALARKGVGTAGAVSRFDAGKNDPRPESAEEERDAVSLITSHGAKGLEFPVVFLADTDYGPVSRRGRVAADSSQIMVCHEGCNAGRWREIAGAGEAEEEERILYVALTRASGAVFTRLHETPKAGSFAAMVKTALEKMADSGGEYGDMPAPAPPPETAGAETPPSEATAETLRPLYEPGEDEAEETPPFCAVAKTETGEVIHRFFELWDFSPESIGGVADFVIGERFFGRDGLKSGITRCARNVLRSPLAEMAANARSARREYEFTVETGGAARGGKIDLLLETDEGMVVVDYKYTDSSDVGKYEEQMDFYCAAIEKIHGQKPARRYICILPPADMIEI